The Syntrophaceae bacterium genomic interval CAGGACCGGTTTCCCGTATTTTTCCATCATCCTCGCGCTGAAGGCGAAAAATTCCTCTTCGGCCCCATTATACAGTTTCTCCCCCTCATCGTAGAAAACCTGTTCGATGGCCTGCCCGGAGGCGCGGGCTGCATCAAGTGATTTGAGGACCATCCGGGTTCTCCCGACGACGCCCAGATGGATGACGGCATCGCATTGATCCCATGCGATGAGGGCTTCCAGGATTTTCCCGGGCAGCGAGGGCTCGAATTCACCGACGAGATCGACGGGGTTCTCACGGCTCCAGTACGGCGGAAGGATCCCGTCAATCCGGGCGATGACGTCCGGCGTCAGGTGAGGGACCTCCAGGCCCATCTCGACGCAGACGTCCGTTGCCACGACGCCCCACCCGCCTCCCAGGGTCATGATGGCCACCCTCTTGCCCCTGGGCAGGGGCAGAGAGGAGAAGGCAGCCGACAGATCCAGGAGATCCATCGGCTGATCGGCCAGAACCACGCCGGCCTGCCTGCAGGCTGTATTGAAAATCCGGATGTTGGACGCCATGGCCCCCGTATGGCTGGCCGCCGCCCTGCTGCCCGCCGCGGTCCGGCCGCCCTTGAGAACAACGACGGGTTTTTTCCTGGAAACCTGCCGGGCCGTCGAATAGAACCGCCGTCCGTCCTTGGTGCTTTCGACGTAGAGGACGACCGTTTTCGTAATGTCGTCGACTTCAAAGGTCCGAAGGTAGTCTTCGATGGTGATCATGGCCTCGTTCCCGGATCCGCAGAAGGCGCGGATGCCGATCCCTTCCGCCTCGGCAAAATCCAGGAGCTGGATCCCCATGTTGCCGGACTGCGAGACCAGGCCGACCGGCCCGGGCTTCGGCCAGCATGAAGTTCCGATACAGAAAAACTTTGCATGGGGGTTGCAGATGCCCATCGTGTTGGGACCGAGGATCGTGACGCCCGCCTCCGCGGCGGCTTTCACGAGGTCCGCTTCGGCTTGGCGGCCCTCGGCGCCCAATTCCCCGAAGCCAGACGTGATCAGGAGCATGTGCCGGATTCCCTTCGCCTTGAATTCGGGAATCAGGGCGGAGACATGGGCCGCCGGAATCGTGACGACGCCGAGATCGACCTCCCCCTGGATTTCCATGACGTTCCGGTACACCTTCCGGCCGGCAATCTCCCCTCCCCTTTGATTGACAGGATAAACCTCTCCCCTGTAACCGCCGGCCAGAACGTTCGAGAAAAGCATGTTGCCCCATTTCCCGATCTGGGGCGACGCACCGATCAGGGCGATGGAACGGGGATAGAAAATCTTTTCCAGCTCCCTCGGATCCACGGGATGATGGGTGGTCTTTCCCGCGGGCCGGTCGCCGAGGATGATCAGCGCGTCCACCGCGGTCACCCGGCCGTCGGCCCCGATCACCAGGGGATTGATGTCGACCTCCGCAATATCGGCCACATCCTCCGCCAGGCGGGACAGACCGACGAGCGTTCGGACGATGTCTTCCCTCCGGGCCGGAGAGTCTCCCCGGAAAGCGCCCAGCAGCTTCGAGGAACGGATCTCGTCGATCATCCGTCCGGCCTCGGCTTCGTCCAGGGGGGTAAGGCGGAATACGACGTCCCCCAGGGCCTCCGTGAAGATCCCGCCGAGGCCGAACATGACGATGGGGCCGAACTGCGGGTCGCAGAACAGGCCCGCCACGAATTCCCGGCGCCCCCGGATCATCGGCTGAACGAGATATCCCTCCAGGTCATCCCCCGCCGAGCGGGCGATGGCCTTCGCTGCCGACAGGACATCGCGCTTGTTTCCAAGGTTCAGGCGGACGAGCCCCCGCTCCGTTTTATGCGTCAGTCTGGCCCCCAATCCCTTGAGGACAATGGGAAATCCATATTGCTGAGCCTGCCGAACCGCATCCTCCGGATCGGCGGCGACCGATTCTTCCACAACGGGTATGCCGTAACGGCGCAGGACCTGTTTTGCCTCCGCCTCCGTCAAGGCCTTCCGGCCTTCCTTTTTTGCCGTTTCAATCTGCTTCTGATCCATTCTGTTCTCCTGTTTCTGCATCCTTATTGGAATCCCTGCTCCGATGCGTGCCGGACAACGTTTTGGCACGGTTCTAAAAGACAGATAGCATTGGATCATTATTCATTTTCCGGCCGGTGTGCAATCTTTCTTTCGCCCGCCTGATCACGGGAGTTGTGCCTGACCATGCCCCTGTTCTCAGACCGCGGGACTGCGAGATGCCCCGGTCGCACGGGCTCTGTCTTCCATGACCCGTTACATTTGTTTTATCAGCGGATCGATCCGTTACCGCGAGGATCTGTCCGTATGCCGAACAACTGCGGCATGAAGGCCGATAAGCAGGGTCGGGATGTGGAGGAAATGACGGGTTACCGGTCTGCACCGCAAAACCGTTCCGGTTTTCAGGGAGAGAGTCCGCTCCGGAGGGACGGGACGGCAAGACCGATACCGTACGAGGGGGGGAGGGAGCCGGCCAGGCTATCAACCGGCCCCCTCCAAAGGAGGGATCAATAGTTCACGTTGGCAATGCCCTTGAGGCCCAGGATCCGGCGGGCTTCATCCGGTGTCGCCGGCTCGATGCCGAGTTCCTTGGTGACCCGGACCATCTTGGCCACCTGCTCGGCGTTGCTCTGCGCCATCCTGCCCTTCTCCAGCCAGAGGTTGTCCTCCAGGCCCACCCGGCAGTTCCCGCCCAGGAGCAGCGACTGCGTGCAGATGGGAACCTGGGCCCGGCCGGCCACGCACACGGAGAACTCGAACTCGCCGATGTGCCGCTTCGCGTGCTCCACGAGGAACATCAGGTTCTCGGGGCTCGCCGAGAGCCCGCCCAGGATGCCCAGGACGAACTGGATGTAGACGGGCTTCTTGATGTAGCCGGCCTGGATCAGGAAAGCCACGTTGTTCACCATGCCCGCGTCGTAGATCTCGAACTCGGGCTTCGTGTTGTTTTCGCTGAAGACCGCGCAGTACTCCCTCAGGGTCTTGAAGGTATTGGTGAAGATGAAGTCTTCCGTCATGCCCAGCATCACCTTCTCCCACTCGTGCTTCCACTCCTTGTAGCGAGTCACCATCGGGAAGAGTCCCCAGTTCATGGACCCGGCGTTGCAGGAGGCCAGCTCGGGCTTGTATGCCGTAACCGGGGCAACCCGCTGTTCCAGGGTCATGCCGGCTCCGCCGCCGGTCGTGATGCAGACGACGGCGTTGCAGCGGCTCTTGATGCTGGTGATGATTTCCTTCATCAGGTTGATGTCCGGGGAAGGAAGCCCGTTTTCCGGATTACGGGCGTGAACGTGGACCACCGCCGCCCCTGCCTCGTAGGCCCGGACGGCCTCGTCGGCGATCTGCTGGGGCGTGATGGGGAGGTAGTCCGACATGGTCGGGGTGTGGATGCTGCCCGTGATGGCGCAGGTAATGACCGCTTTTTCTTTCATGTTTTGAGACTCCTTTCCTTCATTTGCAGACTCTATGGCGCAAACGCTTCTACTCGGGCAGCTGCGTCAGTTGAAACAAGGACAGATTCCCGAATTCCGCCTTGTATTTTCCCTGTTCGATTCCCTTGACGGTGGATACGACCGTGTCGTTGATCGGCGTCGGCACGCCCGTCTTCCGGCCGTTTTCACAGACAACGCCGTTGATGGCGTCGATTTCCGTCTTCAGACCCTTCTCGATGTCCTGGAGCATGCTGGCCTTCAGAAGCCGGTGGGGACCGAAGACCATCTTGTAGATCCCGGCGCGTGCCACCATTTCGGCCTGGGTCTGGAAGGCCAGGATGTTCAGGTCCGCTCCCTGGATCTTCTCCAGGGTCACGCCCAGCTTTCGGGTGACGGCGATGGTCTCGTTGCCGATCAGCGCAACGCAGGCCAGGGCTTTTTCATTGTCGAGAACGTCTCCGAACGTGCAGCCCAGGGAAGCGGACATGCCGCTCAGGGTGGCGTTGATGAGAAGTTTCGACCACCGGATGCCCGGTAGGTTGGTCGTGATCTCCGTCGGGCAGATCTTCTCAAGCACGGCCGCCACGGCCTTAGTTCGATCCTTGATCGTTCCGTCCAGTTCCCCCAGGTCCAGGGTCATCTTATCCGATTCGGACGTCAACTCCGACACGCCGGGGCGAAGCCATGTGGCGCCCCAGCCGACGGCGCAGCCCATGACCTTCTCGCGCCCGACATGGGCCGCCACGGCTTCCTCGGGTACCCCGTTCTGGAGCGTGCATACGATGCTGTCCTTGTGAAGATGCGGAACGAGGGCCTTCAAGGCCGATTCGTTGTATGTCTGCTTGACCAGGTACAGGACCAGGTCATACGTGCCCGACATCGCGTCCGGCGTGATGGCCTTGACGGGCACGGTGAGGTCCATCTTGCCTGCAATGGTCGCTCCGTTCTTGTTCAGGGCCTCGACGTGTTCTTTGTTGGCGTCGATAAGAACAACGTCTCCCCCGTTTTTCGTAATCAGCGCCCCGGAGATGGTTCCCAGGGACCCTGCTCCCAATATTGCCACTTTCATGTCGACACCTCGCTATCTCCTGCTTTTCGGCAGGCATGATTGTGTAGGATGACTGATCCCTCAATGTCTCTTGAGATCAGGGGCTATCCTCCCGGTCCGCTGGAACGGCCCCCTGGGGTCGCCTCGCAGCGGCCCCGAGGAAGGCCGTATCCCGGACTCGTTCTTTTTTTACCTGTTGCCGACGCGCCGGGGCATGATTCGGAACAGGCGGTTCTTGCTACGATGCTTTACAGCTTGCCGTGGAACTTGAGCAGGGCCAGAAGTCCGTCATCCCGCCAGCGGGCGATATCCTCGCTGGTCCGACCCTGTTCCGGCGGCCTATTCGCCATTTCCTGGAGCACACCCTCGTGGGCTGCATCCAGCCAGTTTTCCGGCCACTTTTTCCAGTCTGCCATGTCTTCCCACCACCACTCCACGGTGGGACCGATATGGTGCATGACTCCTTTGAGACCGAAGGGTCCCCCGGCCAGGTGATAGATCATGTTGGGTCCCATGAGCCCGTAACGGAGACCGGGCCCGAAGGTCACGCACTTGTCCACGTCCTCCACGGAGCACACGCCGCGGACCACCAAGTCCACCGCTTCCCGGTAAAGGGCCACGGAAAGGCGGTTGGCGATGAACCCCAGGGCCTCCTTCCGGAGGACGACGGGCTCCTTGCCGAGGGCCTTGTAAAAGGCGACAGCAGTCTCGACGGCCGCCTCGGACGTCTTTTCTCCCTTCCCTATCTCCACGAGGGGGATCAGGTGGGGAGGATTGTAGGGATGGGCCCCGAGACAGCGCTCCGGGTGGGCCGATCCCTTGGCGATCTCCGTGATCAGGAGACCCGACGTGCTGGAGGCAAAAATCGCCTCCGCCGGGGCATGGCGGTCCACCTCGGCCAGCAGGGCCTGTTTCACTTCGTATCGTTCCGGGGACGCCTCCTGGATGAACTGGACGTCCGCCACGGCCTCTGCCAGATCGGTCGTGTATTTGGCGAGACCCATGGCAACGTGCGCCTTGTCCGCCGTCAGGATGTTCCGTTTCACCAGGAAATCGAAGCCCGCCGCGATCCGGTTCCGGGCGTTCTGAAGGGCCTCTTCGTTGATGTCGAATATGTGGGCGGGGTAGCCCTTCCACAGGAAATTCAGGGCCCAGCAGGATCCGATCATCCCTCCTCCGCCCAGTACGGCTGTTTTCTTGATGTCCTTGACGTTCATGATTTCCTCCGCGATCCGGCTCCTCTTAGTAGATCATGATGCCCAGGGGGATCACGATCAGGAGGGCGATGATCGTCGCCACGATGTGGCCCCACCAGATATGCTTGTAACCGTTCATGTGGGTCAGACCGGTGACGGCCAGGAAGGTGATGACCACGCCGTTGTGCGGCAGGGCGTCGAAGCAGCCCGCCGACATGGTGGCAACCCGGTGAATCAGGTCGGGGGAGAGGCCGAGGGCCAGGTACTTCGGCGCCAGGGTCTCCAGAATGATGCCCAGACCGCCGGAGGCCGAACCGGTGATGCCGGCCATCATGTTCGTGGCGATCGCCAGGGAGACGATGGGATGCATCGGCAGGGTGAGGAGCCAGCCGGCGATGACCTTGAATCCGGCCGTGGCCGCGATGGCCATTCCGTACCCGACGTCCGCGCAGGTGTTCACGATCGGGATGACGGTGTTTACGGCACCCTTGTTCAGGGTCTCCGGGAGGTTCTTGAAGTACTTCCAGAAGAAGACGATGCAGAAGGCGACGCCGCCCAGCAGTGCCCATACGGCGTCGAGCTTGAAGGCATTCAGCATGATGACGACGACGATCATGGGAACGATGCTCAGGAACACATTGGGAAGCTTTTCCATGGCGACCACTTCGCCGGCCACGACGCCGATGCCGCTCGGGGCCACGTAGCCTTCACCGCGCGCCTTGGCTTTCTTGAGCTGATACTTGAAGTAGAAGACGTTGAAAGCCGCCACGACAATCGCACCCAGGATGCCCAGCAGAGGGGCCGACATAGTGGACGAGGCCATGTACTTGGTCGGCATGATGTTCAGGATCTGGGGAGAACCGGGCATCATGGTCATGGTGATCGAGCCGATGCTGAAGGCATAGGGGATCACGAAGAGGTGCCACGGAAGGTCCAGTTCCTTGAAGATGGGGCGGCCGATGGGGATGAGGGCGAAGATGACGACGAAGAGGCTCACGCCGCCGTAGGTCAGGGCGATGCCGATCAGGGCGATGGCCATGACGCCGTTCATCGGGTTCCCCCGGCCGACGACCTTCAGGATTCCCTCGGCGATGGCCCGGGCAGCACCGCTGTCCTCCATGACCTTGCCGAAGAGGGACCCCATCAGGAAGATGAGGTAGAATTTCCCCGCGTAACTGACGAAGCCCTTCATGTATGGGCCTAACAGGGTGGGAAGAATGTCCAGGCCGGAAAAGACCGCGACGAAAACAACAGCCAGAGGGGCCAGGATGATGATGTGCCATCCCCGGAGGGCAAAGACAACGATGAATGCCAGGGATAGAACAATGCCGATGATGCTGAGGGTACTAGGATCCATTTCCATCTCTCCTTTCTTTGTATTTCTCTGGCATCCGTTTTAGGAGAGATGGACAGGAAAGAACAATGGGGGACGACCCCCATTTCGAAGGGATCGTCCCCCATTCGATGGAAAATGGACGGACCGGCTATCCTTCCCAGAGGTCCGGGTCGGCGATCCCGATCTTGATGGCGTATTTCAGGAGTTCAAGCCGGTCGTGGATGCCCAGCTTGCTCATGACGCTGGCACGGTGCTTTTCCACCGTCTTGGCGCTGACACACAGGATATCGGCGATCCGGGCCGTCGAGTTCCCCTCCACGACGAGGCGAAATACCTGCTGTTCCCGCTCCGTCAGGAGCTCGTAGCCCTTGGGGGCGGGCGTCTTTTCACGACTCCGCACGTAGCTGCCGATGACATCCGCCCGGATCTTGGAGCTGAGGAAGTATTCTCCCCGATGGGCCGCCCGGATCGCCTCGATGATGTCCGTGCTTGGTGACGCCTTCAGGACATAGCCGATGGCTCCGGAGGCCAGGGCCTGGTGGACGTAGCTTTCCTTGGCATGCATGGACAGGACGACCATCCGGGCGGAGGGCAGGGTCTCCCGGATCAGGCTGATCACGTCCAGGCCGCTGAGTCCGGGCATGCCGATGTCCAGCACGATGACGTCGGGATGATGGGATTTCGCAAATTCCAGGGCCTGGCAACCGTCTTCGGCCTCACCGACGACTTCCATATCGGGCTGCGCATTGAGCAACTGGTGCAGTCCTTCCCGGATAATGGCATGATCGTCGGCGATCAGGATGCGGATCTTTCTCATACGGCGCCTCCCTCCTCGGGTATTTCCACCCTGACGGTTGTTCCCCGACCGGGGGCGGAGGTGATATCGATGGTTCCGCCCAGGGAGGCCACCCGTTCCTGCATGCTCAAAAGGCCGATTCCCCTGGGCCTTCCGCCGGGAAGGCCTTCTTCGGCCGTCACGAATCCAACGCCGTCGTCCCGGATGACAAGAATCGTTTTCGGGTGGCTGTGGGTCAGGAGGATCTTAACATTTTTTGCCTGGGCGTGCTTGGCGATGTTGGTGAGGGACTCCTGGAAGATTCGGTACAGGACGATCTCGGCCGCACCCCCGAGGCGTCGCTTGAATCCCGTTGCCTGGAACTGGATGTCCAGTCCTTCGCGATGGCTGAGGAAATCCTGGATGTGCCACTCCAGGGTCGGAATGAGGCCCATGTGATCCAGCACGTCCGGCCTCAGGCGGGCGGTGGTCTTCCGTACCTGGTCGGCCAGTTGCTCCACCCGGCGGACAAGCGTCCGGCACCGCTCCTTGCTGTCTCCGCCGCTGTCACCGAGGGAGGTCTCCAGCGCCTCCAGGCCGAAATGCAGGGACGTGAGAGACTGGCCGAACTCGTCGTGGAGATCCGCCGCGAGGCGCCGGCTTTCCTCTTCCATGACGTCGATCAGGCGCCGGGACAGGAGATGGATTTTTTCCTCCGCTTCTTTGCGGCTCGTGATGTCGATGACAATGGCCACGACGGCAGGCCTCCCCTGATAGATGGCGGGGCTGGCCCAGAGCTCGACCCAGATGATCGAACCATCCTTTTGGAGCGCCCGGAAGATGTACTGGGCGGGTGAGAAGGAGATTTTCTGGCGTTTGATCCCCCTCTTTTTCACCATGTCCCGATCCGCCGGATGAATCACCTCCCAGAACTGCCTGCCGACGATTTCGTCGGGAGAATCGTAACCCAGCATGTCGATGAGCCGCTGGTTCACATAGCGAAAGATGCCGTTCTGATGAACGTTGATCCCGGCGATGGAGTTTTCCACCACGGTTCGATACTTCTCCTCGGACTCCTGGAGCTCTCGCTCGGCCCGCTTCCTGTCCGTCACGTCCACGACAAATCCCTCGTATCCCTCGGGTTCTCCCTGCTTGTTCCGCCGGATTGCCGAGGTGATGTGGACGTCGATGACGGTCCCGTCCTTCCGTCGCATCTCCGTTTCGAATTCCCGGACAGACCCGTGCCGGCCCATCACCTCTTTGAACCGGAGGCGGCTTTTCGGATCCGTATACAGGGACTTCGTCGAGTCGAGACCGATCATCTCTTCCCGGGAATCGTATCCGAGCATGCGGACACCCGAGTCGTTGATGTCGAGGATAATCCCGTCGAGGTCGGTCAGGTTGACCATGGCCGGAGAGTGTTCAAAAAGATGTCGGTACTTCCGTTCCGACTCGCGGAGGGCTTTCAGTTCCCGCCGGCAGGCCTTCAGCTTTTCTTCCAGCCCGGCAATCCGATCCTCTGCAGACGGCTCAATCGGCGAATTCATGACAAGCGACCTTTCCTGTTCGTTGCATCCGGGGTCGAGGGGTTTCCATTCCGGCACCGCTCGCTTTTTTCTTTGTGTCATACAATCAGGCCGATTCCGGGAACCATCCGAGTAAAAGGATGGTTTATCGGATTGTGAATGTGCCTTCTCCGAAGGGTTTCCCGTCGACGAGAATGACGACCCTGTATCTTCCGCCGGGCCAGTGGCCGGGTTCATCCCACCCCCAGCTGTGGCTGACCCAGGCGGTCCGCCAGTCCTTCCGGACCGTGAAGGGAAGCGTCAGCTCTCCTTGAATGCTGCCGTCGGAATGGATGTACTGCCAGTCGAACGTGTAGAGCCGGCTTTTGTCCTGCCACAGGCCGTTTTCCATGTTCACCTGGCACCAGATGTATCGGGACGCATCCCGCGAGAATTCCGATGCATAGCGACGGTTGTCTATGGGAACGTTGGACGTCCCACCCTCATAAAACCGGATATCCACCAAGTGGAGGGGAATTCCGGCGGAGGCGTCGTCCCGGTGCTCGCCCGCGGCTTTCCGTTCGATGCCGGCAATCCATTCTTCCTGCCAGAAACCGGGTTTTGTCCGGATGATGATCCGGTCCCCGGGGCGAACCGTCCGGAACAAGTCGACGGTGACGGAGAGTCGGTCGGTCTCGCCCGGATGCTGCCAGGAGGGGAAGGTGAGATAATATGTCCGGCTGTCTTTGTTTTTCGTTACATATCGGTCTGTTACGGGAACATCCCGGGTCGTTTCGACTCCCTGGTCCAGATATCCGTTCGTGACGACGGCGCTTCCGGTCAAGGCGAGCGGAAATCCCACCAGCGAAAGGATCAGGGCGAGGAGATAAATCCGGTGGGATGTCGAACGGCCCCGGATCCAGCGGAATGCGAGATAGAGGAAGACCAGCGCCGCAGGTGCGGAAATGGCCAGGGCATTTAGAATAAGACGGTTTCCGAGGGGTTCGTACTCGCTGAGCCCGAATCCGAGACAGACGGCCCCTCCAAGAATGAGCAGTCCGATGAAGGAAAACAGGAGGACGAGGCCGGCGGGAGATACGGGCGGCCGCAGGGTGCCCGGAAAGAGAGAGGGGCCATAGGAAAGGGGGTGACCTGCATCCGCCAATCCCCCGGAAAGGGAAAGCAGGCCATCCAGGTACCGGTCCGCCTGCACCGCCGCGAGCGCATCCACCTTAAGCGGCGACAGGACAATCCGGATCCCTTTCTTATCAAAGACGATTTCCCGGATAGGCGATCCCATATTGAAGAGCCCGTCAATCTGCTGTCGCCGGGACGGTTCCGAAAGGTAGGGCAGAAAGACATCACTTCGGTCGGTGTCGAAGAAGTAGGCATTGTCAAACGAGGGGTCGCCCGTCTGGAGTTCCGCCACCAGGCCGATCCGCTTCGCAAAACGGTCGTACCATGCTTCTTCCCGGATCGTGATCCTGTCCGCGCAGGAAATCCTGACCAGGATGGTCAGGGAAGGCGGGCTGTTCTTGGAGCCCAAGAAATAACGGCAGGTGAAGGGAACGCCATCATGGAGACCTTCCAGGAGATCTCCCGTAAAGAGGGATTTCCGGATGACCCGGCCGTTGAGCTTTTCAGCCAGATCCTTGAAGGCCCGGCGGCTCCCGGAGAGTTTCCGACGGTAAACGTACAGGAACGCCAGGAGAACGGCTACACTGAGGAAGACGAATGCAAAAGCGGCGCTCAGGAAGATCTCGGCCATGATGTCTCCGGGAAGCACGCCTGACCGGTCGATCCGGATGTCGCTTCCGTCCCGGGTCCCGGGCATGCATCAGAATGCTGGAGGAAACATAGGCGATATGGCCCGTTTCTGTCAATTCAAACAGGCCGAACAGGGAAGCTCCTGAAAATGTCCGCCTGCCTTCCCGTCCCGGGCGGCGCTGCTCGTCGGGGACTCCGTGTTCGTTTGTTCCCGGGCCTTCCGCGTCTCTTCAATGCTCATGAAAGTAAACGCCTCCTGCCAAGGTCCTTAGGGAGACCGCTTCCGCGGAAGTTTTTCAGTGGAATGCCTTGTCTTGTGCCTGTCCTGTACCGGCGAGAAAAGCCATGGCTCGGGGCCATATTTCCTTCAGCGACTGGTTGCCCATGAGGGTGCCGATGTGTCCCCCCGGGGAAAGCAGCTTCAGGATCCGTCGGGAGGAGACAAGACGCTCCATGGCGAATACCTGCCCGGGCGGTGTGATGTGATCCTTACTGCCGCCGATGAGGACCAGAGGACAGTGGATGTTCCTCAGATCCACGGACCGCTGGTCGATGACGAGACTGCCGGGGTGGGTCAGGCTGTTTTTCCGGAAGATCCAGTCCACGGCCTCAAGGTAGAAGCGGCCCGGCAGATTCTGAGTCGATTCGTACCAGTTGGTGAAACGCTTGAATCGCTCCAGTCCCTGCATGTCCTCCCGGAGGCACAGACCCCAGATGTTGAAATATTTGTTGAAATAATGCTCGTGGGGCTGGAGGGCCTTGAAACCCCCGAGCATGAATCCACCGGGCATCACGCCGTTGAAGGATTGAACGGCCATGCGGTAGCAGTTGTCGGGGATTTTCGAGCAGTCGCCGATGAAGGAATCCTCCGCCTCCAGGTCGATGGGGGCGGCGGCAACAATCAGCCCCGAGATTTTTTCCGGGTAGAGGGAGGCATAGATGGCCGCCTGCCATCCGCCCTGACATTGCCCTACTAGAGCGATCTTCCTGGCTTTCACGGCCTTCATGACCTTGTCGATGCCGATGTCCGTCAGCCGGATGTAATCGAAAATGCCCAGGTTCCGGTATTCTTCCGTTGCCGGAAGCCATTCGGTCACGGCAACCTGATAGCCGTGCTCCAGGAAGACCCGTACCAGGCTTTGATCGGGCAGGTAGTCGGCGATGGTGCCGGCATGCCCGGCCTGGGGGGGAAGAATCAAGACGGTCTTTCTGGCGCCGGGATTGCGGAACAGCCTCAAGCGAAGGGTCTGGTATTCGAACAGCACCTCATTTTCGGTTGCCCAGTCCTCTTTCAGGGGCCGATAGCAGACCGCTTTCAGGAACTCCTGGATCTGGTCCGTCATGAAATCGATCATGTTGTGTTTTTATTCCTTTCTGTCTTTTGGTTCCTGCCTTGGCGTCGTGTACCCAATAAAAAAAGGGAGCCCGTATCACGTGGAACGGTTCCCCCCTTTTTCAAGGCGCCTTCATGCCTGAAGAGGCGAAAAATGGCAATGGTAAAAATTTTTTATTTTAAAATATTGATGCCAATCCAACTGTTATCATGTTGTGTGTTCTGTCGGTCGGAGCCGTTGGACTTGGAGGAGGCGTCGAATCGTCCGATCGGACGGACGCCGATTCATGAAAAGGACGTCTGTCTTTGACCTTTCAGGGCAACGCCGATTGACGGTTTCGCTTTTTCTGGTAGGGTCCCCATCGGAAAACTCGAAGCGGTTTACCAGCTGAAGCGGGCCTTTATCGGCCGCTATGATCTCGTGGTGTGCCGCTCCGTTCGCAAAGGAAGGAGTACGTCTCATGAGCAGCTTTTCTTACAGCCGGGAGGCCCTGGAGAATCTCCGGATTGCCGATCCCGCCATTCTGGACCCGCTGGTTGACATCGAGTCCGCCCGCAAGGCTCATTTGCGCAAGGACCATGCGAAGCGGGACAAGAGGATGTCCATCCGGGAAGCCGTGGCCGAGTTCGTACAGGATGGCGACATTGCCACCGACTCGGGGTTTGCCTACGTGAGAACACCTCACCAGGCCTACTTCGAAATGATGCGCCAGGGGAAAAAGAGACTTCATTTCATCGGTTCCCCCAATACCAACCAGAGCTATCTGATCAACTACGGAGTCTGCGCATACTCTCACAATTCATACGTAGGGGCGGAAATGCGTGGGAGCGACCGGAATTACTCCCGCCAGCTCCTGAACGGCAAGGTCGCGATCCTCTCGGAATGGAGTCACGGTTCCATGGCCCAGGGTTTCAAGGCAGCGCAGCTTGGCGCACCGGGCGTTTTCAGCAAGCAGCTGCTGGGA includes:
- a CDS encoding CoA-binding protein, with amino-acid sequence MDQKQIETAKKEGRKALTEAEAKQVLRRYGIPVVEESVAADPEDAVRQAQQYGFPIVLKGLGARLTHKTERGLVRLNLGNKRDVLSAAKAIARSAGDDLEGYLVQPMIRGRREFVAGLFCDPQFGPIVMFGLGGIFTEALGDVVFRLTPLDEAEAGRMIDEIRSSKLLGAFRGDSPARREDIVRTLVGLSRLAEDVADIAEVDINPLVIGADGRVTAVDALIILGDRPAGKTTHHPVDPRELEKIFYPRSIALIGASPQIGKWGNMLFSNVLAGGYRGEVYPVNQRGGEIAGRKVYRNVMEIQGEVDLGVVTIPAAHVSALIPEFKAKGIRHMLLITSGFGELGAEGRQAEADLVKAAAEAGVTILGPNTMGICNPHAKFFCIGTSCWPKPGPVGLVSQSGNMGIQLLDFAEAEGIGIRAFCGSGNEAMITIEDYLRTFEVDDITKTVVLYVESTKDGRRFYSTARQVSRKKPVVVLKGGRTAAGSRAAASHTGAMASNIRIFNTACRQAGVVLADQPMDLLDLSAAFSSLPLPRGKRVAIMTLGGGWGVVATDVCVEMGLEVPHLTPDVIARIDGILPPYWSRENPVDLVGEFEPSLPGKILEALIAWDQCDAVIHLGVVGRTRMVLKSLDAARASGQAIEQVFYDEGEKLYNGAEEEFFAFSARMMEKYGKPVLGVFLDDEKSKTVREVEGSPYKGIAFLTPERAVKTLARMVDYEEWLRKENARSVDGA
- a CDS encoding 3-keto-5-aminohexanoate cleavage protein, whose translation is MKEKAVITCAITGSIHTPTMSDYLPITPQQIADEAVRAYEAGAAVVHVHARNPENGLPSPDINLMKEIITSIKSRCNAVVCITTGGGAGMTLEQRVAPVTAYKPELASCNAGSMNWGLFPMVTRYKEWKHEWEKVMLGMTEDFIFTNTFKTLREYCAVFSENNTKPEFEIYDAGMVNNVAFLIQAGYIKKPVYIQFVLGILGGLSASPENLMFLVEHAKRHIGEFEFSVCVAGRAQVPICTQSLLLGGNCRVGLEDNLWLEKGRMAQSNAEQVAKMVRVTKELGIEPATPDEARRILGLKGIANVNY
- a CDS encoding 2-dehydropantoate 2-reductase; the protein is MKVAILGAGSLGTISGALITKNGGDVVLIDANKEHVEALNKNGATIAGKMDLTVPVKAITPDAMSGTYDLVLYLVKQTYNESALKALVPHLHKDSIVCTLQNGVPEEAVAAHVGREKVMGCAVGWGATWLRPGVSELTSESDKMTLDLGELDGTIKDRTKAVAAVLEKICPTEITTNLPGIRWSKLLINATLSGMSASLGCTFGDVLDNEKALACVALIGNETIAVTRKLGVTLEKIQGADLNILAFQTQAEMVARAGIYKMVFGPHRLLKASMLQDIEKGLKTEIDAINGVVCENGRKTGVPTPINDTVVSTVKGIEQGKYKAEFGNLSLFQLTQLPE
- a CDS encoding 3-hydroxyacyl-CoA dehydrogenase family protein translates to MNVKDIKKTAVLGGGGMIGSCWALNFLWKGYPAHIFDINEEALQNARNRIAAGFDFLVKRNILTADKAHVAMGLAKYTTDLAEAVADVQFIQEASPERYEVKQALLAEVDRHAPAEAIFASSTSGLLITEIAKGSAHPERCLGAHPYNPPHLIPLVEIGKGEKTSEAAVETAVAFYKALGKEPVVLRKEALGFIANRLSVALYREAVDLVVRGVCSVEDVDKCVTFGPGLRYGLMGPNMIYHLAGGPFGLKGVMHHIGPTVEWWWEDMADWKKWPENWLDAAHEGVLQEMANRPPEQGRTSEDIARWRDDGLLALLKFHGKL
- a CDS encoding GntP family permease — translated: MDPSTLSIIGIVLSLAFIVVFALRGWHIIILAPLAVVFVAVFSGLDILPTLLGPYMKGFVSYAGKFYLIFLMGSLFGKVMEDSGAARAIAEGILKVVGRGNPMNGVMAIALIGIALTYGGVSLFVVIFALIPIGRPIFKELDLPWHLFVIPYAFSIGSITMTMMPGSPQILNIMPTKYMASSTMSAPLLGILGAIVVAAFNVFYFKYQLKKAKARGEGYVAPSGIGVVAGEVVAMEKLPNVFLSIVPMIVVVIMLNAFKLDAVWALLGGVAFCIVFFWKYFKNLPETLNKGAVNTVIPIVNTCADVGYGMAIAATAGFKVIAGWLLTLPMHPIVSLAIATNMMAGITGSASGGLGIILETLAPKYLALGLSPDLIHRVATMSAGCFDALPHNGVVITFLAVTGLTHMNGYKHIWWGHIVATIIALLIVIPLGIMIY
- a CDS encoding response regulator transcription factor; this translates as MRKIRILIADDHAIIREGLHQLLNAQPDMEVVGEAEDGCQALEFAKSHHPDVIVLDIGMPGLSGLDVISLIRETLPSARMVVLSMHAKESYVHQALASGAIGYVLKASPSTDIIEAIRAAHRGEYFLSSKIRADVIGSYVRSREKTPAPKGYELLTEREQQVFRLVVEGNSTARIADILCVSAKTVEKHRASVMSKLGIHDRLELLKYAIKIGIADPDLWEG